The Deltaproteobacteria bacterium nucleotide sequence TGATGTACCCGATGCGGCCCGGGAGCCAGGCGTCGGGCCGGAGCCGCCACTGGAGCACGGAGTCGTAGACGCGAGTTCCGAAGAGGTCGTCTCCGCCGCCGGGTCGCATCGGATACATGCGCGCCGAGACGCGCGCCGCGATCGCGTGCTCGACGCCGGCGAGGCGAACGAGCGCCTCCGCGGCGCCGACCAGCGCCACCGTCATGCCGAGCACGACGGCGAACGCCCGGGCGGCCCTGAGCATGCGCAGGGGCCCGATCCGGCGCCCTCAGGCGCCGGCGACGGCGTAGCGGACGCTCAGCTTGGTGAACCGGTGCGCCGCCAAGTCGGCGATCGGGATGCGCCACACGACCTGATTGCCGTGTCGCTCCGCGCCCCGGTTGGCCGATGTCACGGGCCCAGGCAGCGTGACCGCGATGCTCCCCACCGCCGTGACGTTCGGGGACGGGGAAGGCTTCGGGTTGCGGACGATCACGCGCAGGCGCTCGCCGCCCGGCACCGCCTGGCGCCGGACGATCAGCGTGCGAAATGCCTCGGCGGTGGAGAGCTTCGTCACGTCGTTGAAGCTCGCCTGGAGGACGGCCTTGTTCTCCGCCGGCGTGATGGAGTGCACGGAGACGTTCGGCGAGCTAAACTTCGCCCGCTCCGCCTCCAGGTTCGGCCCCCCCGGGTACGTGATCGTCATCGTTCCCGAGCCGTCGCGGTTGAGCAGGGACTCGACCTGGAAGCAGCCCGTGCACGCGACCGCCAAGAGCGCAGCGGCGGCCCGAAGGAGCCCGTTCCGGGCCGACGTCGAGGAGGGCGGGTCGGATGGCATTCCGCGTTGGCTATGCGGGACGCCGGGAGGTGTCAAGAGTCGAGCTATCTCGGCGCAGGACTGGCGGAGATCCGACCGGTCTACTTCACGATCGCAGTGACGAAGCTTCTCGGCTGGACACGCCGCCCGCGCCCGTGGCACCTACGGGCCGCGGGCCCGCGTCGGCCGCAGGAGGCGGGAGGACGCGCCTGAATGGCAAAGCGTGGGGCAACGACGTGGACGCACGGCCCGCCGGCGCTAGCGTGAGTCCCTTCTGTCCCGTCTGCGACGCCACCAACCCTCGGCTGCGCTACCGTCTCACCCACTTCTCGATCTTCCGCTGCGCGGACTGCGCGCAAGTCTACCTCTGGCCCCTGCCGAGCGAGGAGGAGATACGGCGGCTGTTTGCCAACCTCTACACGACGGGCGACACGATGCTGCCCGAGCTCCGCGGCTACTACGCCTACTGCTTCGACGACTCACCGGCGAACCCGCTCGTCCAGACCTACGAGCACTGGCTCGCCGCCCTCGAGCGACACCATCGGCCGGGTACGATCCTCGACATCGGCTGCGGCACGGGGCTCTTCCTCGCGGTCGCCCGCCGGCGGGGCTGGGTCCCCTTCGGCGTCGATGAGTCGGGCGAGGCGACGCGGCACGCGCGCGAGCGCTTTGGGCTCGACGTCGAGACCGGCGACTTCGCCGCCTTCGCGGCGGGGGGCCGCACCTTCGACGCGATCACGATGTGGGACATCATCGAGCACGCGCGCCGGCCGGTGGAATTGCTCGCCGCCGTCCGCGGCTCGCTCGCGCCGGGCGGCGTGATCGGGCTGTCGACGCCGAACGAGCGCAGCATCCTCGACCTCGTGGCGGGCACGCTCTACCGCGCGACGGGGGGCCGGGTCACGGGGCCGCTCGAGAAGTTCTACATCGACCAGCACTTCCTCTACTTCTCGCCCGCGACGCTGGAGGCGGGGCTCGGCCGTGCCGGGCTCGGGCTCGCCGAGCTCGGGCTCGAGAGCACGGACCTGCGCCGTCTCGCGCTCTCGCTGCCGAAGCGGCTCGTGCTGGCGACGCTCTTTCGCGTCGGGCGCTGGATGGGACTCGACAACCGGCTGTTCGCAGTCGCGCGGGCGACGGCCTGAGCTCATCCTGCCCCGGCGGCGGCCGGCTGTCGTCACGAGAGAAGTGGATAAACGACTTGCTAGCTGAAGCGGCGCGTCACGAGCTGCACCCGATCGCGGGCCCGCGCGAAGCGCTCGGCGAGCGCACGCGCGTCGTCGTCGAGCACCGGACCGAGTAAAGCCCAGCTCGCGCTGATCCGCTCGACCTCGCGGGCCGTGTCCTGAGCGGGGCTCGTGGTCTGTCCGCCGATCGTGTTGGTGGCGATCCGGTCCCGGAGTGCCAGCGCCTGCTCTCGGAGTGACATCTCGGGCGGTGTTTCCGTCGCGGCGTCGACCAGCTTCTCCAGGCGGACACAGAGCTTCTCCCGCCTCGGGCGCGTTGCGGCGGGATCGAGCCGCGTGCCTCGAAGACACTCGGGCTGCGCCGCTACAATGTGCTGGCAGGCGGCATGCATCCGCTCTGCCAGCGGTTTTTCCACCGCGTCCCCGAGCGTCGCGACCTCCAGCCGCAGCCAGGCCGCCCAGGCCTCATCCACTGCCTTGCCGGTCTGCTCGGGTGGAGGAGCATCCTCACCCGCGAGCGTGGCCGCAAGCGCATCCAGCTGATCGCAGATCCCCCGGGCCTGCTGGACGAGCGCCTCCTGCGCCAGCTCGTGGCGCCGGCTCCTGCGCTCGAAAAACCGATCGCACGCCGTCCGGAACCGGTGCCACAGCGCGTCGCTCTGCGCGCGCGGAAGCGACCCGCTTGCCTTCCACTCGGCGTGCAGGCGCCTCATGGCCGTCGTGGTCGCATCCCAGTCGGTCGAGTCGGCGAGCGCCTCGGCCTGCTCGCAAAGCGCCGTCTTCGCCGTCGCAGCACTGCGACGCTCGGTCTCCAGACCGGCGAAGTGCGCCTTCCGGCGGGCAAAGAACGTGTCGCACGGCGCTCGAAACTCCTGCCACACCGCCTTCGCGTGACGAGTGGGCACGGGTCCGATCTCCTTCCACTCGGCCTGGAGGCGCTTGATCAGCTCGGCGGTCTCGTTCCAGGCGGTGGACTCGGCGAGGGCCGCGACCTGCGCGCACAGCCCGCGCTTCTTCTCGAGGTTCTCGGCGAGATACGCGTCCGAGCGTTTACGTAGCTCGTCGCGCGCGGAACGGAAACGCTCCCAGAGGCTCTGCGCCTTGTCTGCCGGCGCGCGAGCAACGGCCGCCCATTCCTCCTGGAGTCGCCCGAGCTGGCGCGCTCCCTCGGCGGGGTCGTTCGATTCGAGGAGCGCCTCGGCACGCCGGATGAGTTCCTCCTGCGCCGCGACGTTCGCCCAGCGCCGCCATTCGTCGAGCTCTTCCGACTGTCGCAGCCGTCGCAGGAGCTCGTCCCGCAACTCGGACACGCGCTTCGTCCACGCCGGCCGCCGCTCCGAGGGTGGGAGCGGCCCGAGATCGACGAGGGCGGCCTCCGCCATCTGGAGCTCGCGCCGCGCGGTCTTCGCGTCGAACGATTCGGCGCCCGCCAGGTCGTGCAGCCGGGCGCAGAGCGCCTCGAGACGCCTCACGTTCTGGCGCTGCGCTTCGCTGCGGCGAGCGTCGGCCTCCTGCTGCCGCCGCGCGAGCTCCTCGCGGGCGCTCTCGAGCCGCCGCCGCAGTGTGATGGCACC carries:
- a CDS encoding class I SAM-dependent methyltransferase, with product MAFRVGYAGRREVSRVELSRRRTGGDPTGLLHDRSDEASRLDTPPAPVAPTGRGPASAAGGGRTRLNGKAWGNDVDARPAGASVSPFCPVCDATNPRLRYRLTHFSIFRCADCAQVYLWPLPSEEEIRRLFANLYTTGDTMLPELRGYYAYCFDDSPANPLVQTYEHWLAALERHHRPGTILDIGCGTGLFLAVARRRGWVPFGVDESGEATRHARERFGLDVETGDFAAFAAGGRTFDAITMWDIIEHARRPVELLAAVRGSLAPGGVIGLSTPNERSILDLVAGTLYRATGGRVTGPLEKFYIDQHFLYFSPATLEAGLGRAGLGLAELGLESTDLRRLALSLPKRLVLATLFRVGRWMGLDNRLFAVARATA
- a CDS encoding DUF349 domain-containing protein, which translates into the protein MEILDYLRPRWRRSDPEVRVAAVREMGSRDQARLETIARSDPNARVRRIAIKKLEDPEQLDGLAQSETDEDLRAFATERAREIRVVVASSDGSPAECEAALARLSDERSLAAIAMTAAHESIRHAALARTTGDRVLRDVVRNAADPMIRRAALARIEDPKILQSIAVADGQTDLALQALERITEATMLRAIADSRTAPKSVRQRARTLLATSAVERLPMGMKEGRARQLELCLAVERLIGRRDLLGAAEQVRTIEQEWAGIAREIEPREDVAQRFQEACDSVLDEAGSLARRQDEAETRRRAVQENLAARTALCERVEGLDDAAAPSTLDDAIAAWHRLEPVSDEQVAALARRFQLGCEKATARRQQRIAREAFEGKLEAVVVEAEALAAALPVPAEKMWQALETRWAAVARSGAETPGAITLRRRLESAREELARRQQEADARRSEAQRQNVRRLEALCARLHDLAGAESFDAKTARRELQMAEAALVDLGPLPPSERRPAWTKRVSELRDELLRRLRQSEELDEWRRWANVAAQEELIRRAEALLESNDPAEGARQLGRLQEEWAAVARAPADKAQSLWERFRSARDELRKRSDAYLAENLEKKRGLCAQVAALAESTAWNETAELIKRLQAEWKEIGPVPTRHAKAVWQEFRAPCDTFFARRKAHFAGLETERRSAATAKTALCEQAEALADSTDWDATTTAMRRLHAEWKASGSLPRAQSDALWHRFRTACDRFFERRSRRHELAQEALVQQARGICDQLDALAATLAGEDAPPPEQTGKAVDEAWAAWLRLEVATLGDAVEKPLAERMHAACQHIVAAQPECLRGTRLDPAATRPRREKLCVRLEKLVDAATETPPEMSLREQALALRDRIATNTIGGQTTSPAQDTAREVERISASWALLGPVLDDDARALAERFARARDRVQLVTRRFS